The Cynocephalus volans isolate mCynVol1 chromosome 2, mCynVol1.pri, whole genome shotgun sequence genome window below encodes:
- the LOC134370893 gene encoding uncharacterized protein LOC134370893, with amino-acid sequence MGKQPARRDISPEGRANRLDAGITPSRRKKHQHLHGQQVAIIHCPGHQRGNNPVAAGNRRADEAAKQAALSVRVLAETIKLQEPIEPAQAKTRPGELTPDQGKEFIQRLHQLTHLGPEKLLQLASRTSLSIPNLRSTVQEVANRCPACAMTNAATTYRETGKRQRGDRPGVYWEVDFTEALEVVKTQIWDQIKEVYEPGAVAIPHPFQVGDQVLVRRHRTGSLEPRWKGPYLVLLTTPTAVKVDGIAAWVHASHLKPAPPSVPDESWELERTDNPLKLRIRRRRSKPTK; translated from the exons atgggcaagcagcctgccagaagggacatcagcccagaaggccgagctaatcgccttgacgcaggcattacgcctagccgaaggaaaaaacatcaacatctacacggacagcaggtcgccattatccactgcccaggccaccagagaggaaataaccctgtggcggccgggaaccggagggccgacgaggctgcaaaacaagccgccctgtcggtcagggtgctagcagaaactataaagcttcaagagccaatcgagcctgctcaagctaagaccaggccaggagagctcactcctgaccagggaaaggaattcattcagcggttacaccagctaacacacttaggaccagaaaagctccttcaactggcaagccgcaccagcctctccatcccgaacctccggtccactgttcaagaagtcgccaatcggtgtccggcttgcgccatgactaatgcggctaccacctaccgagagaccggaaaaagacaacggggagatcgacccggcgtatactgggaagtagactttacagag gctttagaagttgtaaaaacccagatctgggaccagatcaaggaggtatacgagccaggtgccgtggccatccctcatccgttccaggtcggagaccaagtgcttgttaggcgccatcggaccggcagccttgagcctcggtggaaaggcccgtacctggtgctactgaccacaccaacagcggtaaaagtagacggcattgcagcctgggtacatgcttctcacctcaagcctgcgccaccctccgtaccagatgaatcctgggagctggagaggactgataatcctcttaagttgcgcattcggcggcggcggagcaagcctaccaagtaa